The Acinetobacter defluvii genome includes a region encoding these proteins:
- a CDS encoding helix-turn-helix domain-containing protein produces MTKTRYQIKKEFEQSEMSVSDWSLKHNFSRDLVYRILNTNRLPQRGESRRIAVALGLILEEKEK; encoded by the coding sequence ATGACAAAGACAAGATATCAGATAAAAAAAGAGTTTGAGCAGTCAGAAATGAGTGTTTCTGATTGGAGCTTAAAACATAATTTTTCAAGAGATTTAGTATATAGAATCCTAAATACCAATCGTTTACCTCAGCGTGGCGAAAGTCGACGAATTGCTGTTGCTCTTGGATTAATTCTAGAGGAGAAAGAAAAATGA
- a CDS encoding helix-turn-helix domain-containing protein, producing MTELSIILGQNIRKARKEKNLSQEKLALLCEFDRSYLGRIERGEVNITVLKLYEIAKVLEVDIRILLV from the coding sequence ATGACAGAATTATCGATAATATTAGGTCAAAATATACGCAAAGCAAGGAAAGAGAAAAACCTTTCACAAGAAAAGTTAGCATTGTTATGCGAATTTGATAGAAGCTATCTGGGGCGTATAGAAAGAGGAGAAGTAAATATAACGGTTTTAAAACTATATGAAATAGCGAAAGTTTTAGAGGTTGATATTCGAATATTGCTTGTCTAA
- a CDS encoding acetyltransferase, with the protein MENSVKKYGVKIVSRPKIKASKKLDLTGKEGEKIVEYETKLLLIRHKKAFERLADL; encoded by the coding sequence ATGGAAAATTCAGTTAAAAAATATGGCGTTAAAATAGTTTCTCGTCCGAAAATAAAGGCTTCTAAAAAGCTTGATTTAACTGGTAAAGAGGGAGAGAAAATTGTTGAGTATGAAACGAAATTGCTTCTAATTCGCCATAAAAAAGCATTCGAACGTTTGGCTGATTTATAG
- a CDS encoding DEAD/DEAH box helicase: MGQLEEFKVGKSTITKLSFNDHEHSPDSVFKSWLKSNLIFIEENQALGVIGLRPPQLGGIFAALGYEKSDEKNAATIVMPTGTGKTETILSIVVAGKFKKTLVIVPSDALREQTKTKFVELGLLRELGLVTNDILNPVVSTIKHGITNTEELSKILNANVLIASAASLSKFSKEFFDKLTSECTHLIVDEAHHVTASTWARIKSQFRDKSVFQFTATPFRSDGSRVEGKIIFNYPLKRAQEEGYFKPIIFHPVREFVEEKSDEAIAKQAILLLREDLENGLDHIVMARASSMKRAKDIFSIYSKETDLKPVLIDSKTKKKAEVLKAIRNREHKIIVCVNMLGEGFDLPQLKISAIHDPHKSINVMLQFTGRFTRTTKNVGDAKFIANIANPNVNESLEELYKEDSDWNTVISSISSRKIKNEKEYQAFREEFSEPSKLLDLGLTPSISTTIYKMKFAKWKPERFSEFGNKQFQIVDSVINDEQDTLIFSVKSYLPVGWTSSKELFDESWDLYIAFYDKDTDLLFIHSSSKDGLVKRLMQLIAEDAIQIKGEYIFRALAHLKRLKLQNVGLNKNKKGLRYSMHTGTEINDQIPDIEANRATKSNIFGKGYENGQLVSIGCSYKGKIWAMDSDSLDQWVAWCKGVGTKILDDTINTNDVMKTAMQTEELEEFPNVQVLAVEWPIEILRKNESKIIVKTTKWQESLINCDLIFSDEQNLDLKELKFCLRTQYGLSKISMRIKSRGEVVFHSEDSLEIKIGEQLYSIAEFFEENPPTLFLRDTSIIDGGFRYYPNDNYAYKYDINNTEDWDWQGVDISVESQTESKLKHSIQYSTINKVMNDYDFIFDDDGAGEIADIVAIKNIDDNKLIIDLFHCKYCSKKDGVAKPGARIDDVYQVVGQAEKSVKWFADKERLILRLMERERDRLSQGKASRIDKGKFEDLINLAKIARYADFQLGIAIVQPAISKKKISDDQLTVIGATAAYIDEISGVKLRVIINQ; encoded by the coding sequence ATGGGGCAATTAGAAGAGTTTAAAGTAGGGAAAAGTACGATAACTAAGCTGTCATTCAATGATCATGAGCACTCACCCGATTCAGTTTTTAAATCATGGTTGAAGTCTAATTTGATTTTTATTGAAGAAAATCAAGCTTTAGGAGTTATTGGACTTAGACCACCACAATTAGGTGGAATATTTGCAGCTCTGGGCTATGAAAAATCTGATGAGAAAAATGCAGCGACAATTGTTATGCCAACGGGCACAGGTAAAACTGAAACGATTCTATCAATTGTAGTAGCTGGTAAGTTTAAAAAAACTCTTGTTATTGTTCCATCAGATGCCCTACGAGAGCAGACAAAAACTAAGTTTGTTGAACTTGGTTTATTAAGAGAGTTAGGTCTAGTTACGAATGATATTCTTAATCCAGTAGTTTCAACTATCAAACATGGGATTACTAATACGGAAGAATTATCCAAAATATTAAATGCTAATGTTTTAATAGCATCTGCGGCTTCATTATCAAAATTTTCAAAAGAATTTTTTGATAAGCTTACTAGTGAATGTACACATTTAATAGTTGACGAGGCTCATCATGTAACGGCTTCTACTTGGGCAAGGATTAAATCACAATTTAGAGATAAATCAGTCTTTCAATTTACAGCCACTCCATTCCGAAGTGATGGTTCAAGGGTAGAAGGAAAAATAATATTCAATTACCCTTTAAAACGGGCACAAGAGGAAGGATATTTCAAACCTATCATTTTTCATCCTGTACGAGAATTTGTTGAAGAAAAATCGGATGAGGCGATAGCTAAGCAAGCTATATTGTTATTAAGAGAAGATTTAGAAAATGGGTTAGATCACATAGTTATGGCTAGAGCTTCATCTATGAAGCGAGCTAAAGATATCTTCAGTATATATTCGAAAGAAACAGATCTTAAACCTGTATTAATAGATAGTAAAACTAAGAAGAAAGCAGAAGTTCTTAAAGCAATTAGAAATAGAGAACATAAGATCATCGTATGTGTAAATATGCTTGGAGAGGGATTCGATCTTCCTCAGTTGAAAATTTCAGCCATTCATGACCCCCATAAAAGTATCAATGTAATGCTCCAATTTACGGGTAGATTTACAAGAACGACTAAGAATGTTGGTGATGCCAAGTTTATTGCAAATATTGCCAATCCTAATGTCAATGAAAGTTTGGAAGAACTTTATAAAGAAGATTCAGACTGGAATACAGTAATTAGCAGTATTAGCTCTAGAAAAATTAAAAATGAAAAAGAGTATCAAGCATTTCGAGAGGAATTTTCTGAACCTAGTAAATTATTAGATTTGGGATTAACTCCGAGTATAAGTACTACTATTTATAAGATGAAGTTTGCTAAATGGAAGCCAGAGCGGTTTAGTGAGTTTGGGAATAAACAGTTTCAGATCGTAGATTCAGTAATTAATGACGAACAGGATACATTGATTTTTTCTGTTAAGTCTTATCTACCCGTAGGCTGGACAAGTTCTAAGGAGCTTTTTGATGAATCATGGGATTTATATATTGCTTTCTATGACAAGGATACAGATTTACTTTTTATCCATTCCTCTTCGAAAGATGGATTAGTCAAGAGATTAATGCAACTAATCGCGGAAGATGCTATTCAGATCAAAGGAGAATATATATTTAGAGCATTGGCTCATTTAAAAAGATTAAAGCTTCAAAATGTTGGTCTTAATAAAAATAAGAAGGGGCTACGTTATTCCATGCATACGGGAACAGAAATTAATGATCAAATTCCCGACATAGAGGCAAATAGAGCAACTAAATCGAATATTTTTGGTAAAGGGTATGAAAATGGTCAGCTTGTAAGTATTGGCTGTTCATATAAAGGTAAAATTTGGGCAATGGATAGTGATTCTTTAGACCAGTGGGTAGCATGGTGCAAAGGAGTGGGTACTAAAATACTAGACGATACTATTAATACAAATGATGTTATGAAAACAGCCATGCAAACTGAGGAGTTGGAAGAGTTTCCAAATGTTCAGGTACTTGCTGTTGAATGGCCAATAGAAATTCTTAGAAAAAATGAATCGAAAATAATTGTTAAAACGACTAAATGGCAAGAATCATTAATAAATTGTGACCTAATTTTTAGTGATGAGCAGAATTTAGATCTGAAAGAGCTTAAGTTCTGTTTAAGAACACAATATGGACTTAGTAAAATTTCCATGAGGATTAAAAGTCGTGGAGAAGTAGTCTTCCATTCAGAAGATAGTCTGGAGATCAAAATAGGCGAACAATTATATTCAATTGCTGAGTTCTTTGAGGAAAATCCTCCGACGCTCTTTTTGAGAGATACTTCAATAATCGATGGTGGTTTTAGATATTACCCTAATGATAATTATGCTTACAAATATGACATTAATAATACGGAAGACTGGGACTGGCAGGGTGTTGATATATCCGTTGAATCACAAACAGAAAGTAAGCTAAAGCATTCAATTCAATATTCTACGATTAACAAAGTTATGAATGACTATGATTTTATTTTTGATGATGATGGCGCAGGTGAAATTGCTGATATCGTCGCAATAAAGAATATTGATGATAATAAACTAATCATAGACTTATTCCATTGTAAATATTGTTCTAAAAAAGATGGAGTAGCTAAACCAGGTGCGAGAATTGATGATGTATACCAAGTTGTAGGGCAAGCAGAAAAAAGTGTTAAGTGGTTTGCAGATAAAGAAAGATTAATTTTGCGTTTAATGGAAAGAGAACGAGATCGTTTGAGCCAAGGTAAAGCTTCTAGAATCGATAAAGGAAAGTTCGAGGACTTAATCAACTTAGCAAAAATTGCAAGGTATGCTGACTTTCAGCTAGGTATTGCTATTGTTCAACCTGCAATTTCCAAAAAGAAGATTTCTGATGATCAATTGACTGTGATTGGTGCTACGGCTGCATATATAGATGAAATTAGTGGTGTAAAGCTACGAGTAATAATTAACCAATAA
- a CDS encoding NACHT domain-containing protein: MFDFSSIKSIDASGPRGAFEELMCQLAQLEQFTGFNEFRRVEGAGGDGGLEAYWLLETGEKIGYQAKYFLKSGGIDWSQINGSVEEAFNNHSKLTKYVIAVACDLTDVTGKRGKTGWEHWKNWSKQWSDKYKKPSGESVEFEIWTASELSSRLMQPEYAGLVKYFFGKTSLTPEWFRTKLDESLATLDERYTPEHHVNVEVEMVFHALSRSEDIFNQVYAFKEKIYNWEFLTQVLYKVNNFTFDEQLITKIYQHKSDFLKIFDEINVSEYNHWDINKWSDLTSNFLNIVVQLENIFGYNHKHENYYSLRQIYQNLSYLEGILNDFKSLINNKYFKCINSNVALIHGSAGTGKSHLLAKGTLSALKENHPAILMLGQNFNDEAFGIQISKILELPDFTLDDFLSAMDVAGKVNRRKSLITIDAINEGIGCRFWSNNLSIFLSKLKKYKNLCCIVSCRKEYFHLAVSESLRKCHPTFEIKGFSTYEEQVNAAKVYLDKFNIARPSTPWLAPEFVNPLFLRSLCNSLKQNNQTEIPTGLQGSTKLLRYYMESISKYIENKESITSSLWQLFGRTLKSLAGQMFLMRRDYLSIDECHGLVNQTFHQVILRTESSWLDVFLNNGLLRNDPNPNKLDEFDSDHVIRFTFQRFQDHFMAEKFIECQTNIHKMFEFSDNQFLFENGVINWNWRGLFSALAFILPEKHQLELVDVLPSTVNSNWWDEWDIQESFVDSIQWRSRDAFFDRSRELLNKLTYQDPLDVLIKISTADHPWNAEFLNSKLLPLSMPVRDSFWTVWVNQQSSESDSTVGILLDWCLKGQQRGIKTYNQYLASLAICWIFSSSNRSIRDNATKSLTQLFCINPDLFPQLLDNFIKVDDLYILERLLAAAYGACCINSDTCVINRYSRKIFDLIFFNNTPPYGTLLRDYALGVIELGDYLGCLDSDINLNIAKPPYNSPKPKFNITKNKIERLAKYSGCEAIFWSAAQNMGDFSNYEIWPRVREFIKVPLTKKVSLTKRQRISNFSNVIQGLGGKISKEFEELQRVLNPYQYGISSIEDIFKESPAVPQEKLIQWEIDKKIQKDKFLKLLNDRLKAEAFEIIPLLFSNDRDPLDERGFDKNLVCNWVAYRAYRYGWTAKLFPRDRSMGDSSRQRALTERVGKKYQWLALEELLSRLADNFWISEDYSESVPRVYVNPLSLGFQRDIDPTILFDLQQLSSNKVKDMQEFEPFITLENTDEKDLLEFPFNKDLTLNINKLPFRQCKNGEKWLVLYEHQSVKEKYPEGVGMHGLRREEFRFLVTVLANKSQASSIANFILDKGLRGIDTYIPDITDQAYFLENPWRNTWDQNKFETSSWNVPENASYARCLNNFIWESHLDASISDGVNLNLPTPWVCHELNLNFNKDSLTWDDHEGNVVIRNISFEANTCTLLNYKAAEKFFNEDKTFISIYLSERGAWLKGSNGNVSWVRVEGVCWKNGTRVFEKTKIKETRKNTE, encoded by the coding sequence ATGTTTGATTTTTCTTCTATTAAATCAATTGATGCAAGTGGACCGAGAGGTGCATTTGAAGAGCTTATGTGTCAACTAGCTCAATTAGAACAATTTACTGGCTTTAATGAGTTTAGAAGAGTTGAAGGTGCTGGTGGTGATGGGGGACTTGAGGCTTATTGGTTACTTGAGACTGGAGAAAAAATTGGGTATCAAGCCAAGTACTTTCTTAAGAGTGGCGGAATTGATTGGTCTCAAATCAATGGATCTGTAGAGGAAGCTTTTAATAATCATTCAAAGTTAACCAAATATGTTATTGCTGTTGCATGTGATTTGACTGATGTAACAGGTAAGCGAGGAAAGACAGGATGGGAGCATTGGAAAAATTGGAGTAAACAATGGAGTGATAAATATAAAAAGCCTTCTGGCGAATCAGTCGAGTTCGAGATATGGACCGCAAGTGAACTTTCTAGTCGATTAATGCAGCCAGAATATGCGGGTTTAGTCAAATATTTTTTTGGAAAAACTTCTTTAACTCCTGAATGGTTTAGAACTAAATTAGATGAATCTTTAGCTACTTTAGATGAGCGTTACACACCAGAGCACCATGTTAATGTTGAAGTTGAGATGGTATTTCATGCTCTTTCAAGATCTGAAGATATTTTTAATCAAGTATATGCTTTTAAAGAAAAAATTTATAATTGGGAGTTCTTAACCCAAGTTTTATACAAGGTAAACAATTTTACTTTTGATGAACAATTAATAACTAAAATTTACCAGCATAAGAGTGATTTTCTAAAAATATTCGATGAAATTAATGTATCGGAGTACAACCATTGGGATATAAATAAGTGGTCTGATTTGACTTCCAACTTTTTAAACATAGTAGTGCAATTGGAGAATATATTTGGGTATAACCATAAGCATGAAAACTATTATAGTTTAAGGCAAATCTACCAAAATCTCAGTTACCTTGAGGGAATTTTAAATGACTTTAAAAGTCTAATTAATAATAAATATTTTAAATGTATCAATAGTAACGTTGCTTTAATTCATGGATCAGCAGGAACTGGAAAAAGTCATCTTCTAGCAAAAGGAACATTAAGTGCACTTAAAGAAAATCATCCTGCTATCCTTATGCTAGGTCAAAATTTCAACGATGAGGCTTTTGGAATACAGATTTCAAAAATATTGGAATTACCAGATTTTACTCTAGATGATTTTTTATCAGCTATGGACGTAGCTGGGAAAGTAAATCGCCGAAAATCGCTCATTACAATTGATGCTATTAATGAAGGCATAGGATGTAGATTTTGGTCAAATAATTTGTCTATTTTTTTATCCAAGTTGAAAAAATATAAGAACTTGTGTTGTATTGTTTCATGTAGAAAAGAATATTTTCACTTAGCGGTATCTGAGAGTTTAAGAAAATGTCACCCTACTTTTGAAATAAAAGGTTTTTCAACTTATGAGGAACAAGTGAATGCAGCTAAAGTTTATTTAGATAAGTTTAATATTGCTAGACCAAGCACTCCTTGGTTAGCCCCCGAGTTTGTTAATCCCTTATTTTTAAGGTCACTTTGTAACTCATTAAAACAGAATAACCAAACAGAAATTCCTACTGGATTACAGGGTTCGACGAAATTGCTTAGATACTATATGGAAAGTATTTCTAAATATATAGAAAATAAGGAATCAATAACTAGTAGTTTATGGCAATTATTTGGTCGAACTCTTAAAAGCTTAGCTGGTCAAATGTTTTTAATGCGTCGTGATTATTTATCGATTGATGAATGTCATGGCTTAGTTAATCAAACTTTTCATCAAGTCATCTTAAGAACTGAAAGTTCGTGGTTAGATGTGTTTTTAAATAATGGCCTCTTAAGAAATGATCCTAACCCTAATAAATTAGATGAATTTGATAGTGATCATGTTATTAGATTTACTTTCCAACGTTTTCAAGATCACTTCATGGCTGAGAAATTTATAGAATGCCAAACAAATATTCATAAGATGTTTGAGTTTTCTGATAATCAATTTCTTTTTGAAAATGGAGTAATAAATTGGAATTGGAGAGGGTTATTTTCTGCTTTAGCATTTATATTGCCTGAAAAGCATCAACTAGAATTAGTTGATGTTCTTCCTTCCACAGTAAATAGTAATTGGTGGGACGAATGGGATATTCAAGAATCTTTCGTTGATAGTATACAATGGCGTTCAAGAGATGCTTTCTTTGATAGATCTCGCGAACTACTCAATAAATTAACTTATCAAGACCCACTAGATGTTTTAATTAAAATTTCTACAGCTGATCATCCTTGGAATGCTGAGTTCTTGAACTCGAAGTTACTGCCATTGAGCATGCCTGTAAGGGATTCATTTTGGACCGTATGGGTTAATCAGCAGTCAAGTGAAAGTGATTCAACAGTAGGTATTTTGTTAGATTGGTGTTTGAAAGGCCAACAACGTGGCATTAAAACGTATAACCAGTATTTGGCTAGCTTAGCTATATGTTGGATTTTTTCTTCAAGTAATAGATCAATTCGTGATAATGCAACAAAATCTTTAACTCAATTATTTTGTATAAATCCAGATTTATTTCCACAGCTTTTAGATAATTTTATAAAGGTTGATGACCTTTATATTCTCGAGAGACTTTTAGCAGCAGCATATGGAGCATGTTGTATAAATTCTGATACTTGCGTAATCAATAGATATTCAAGAAAAATTTTCGATTTAATTTTTTTCAATAATACTCCGCCTTATGGGACACTCCTTCGAGATTATGCTTTAGGTGTCATTGAATTGGGAGATTATCTAGGTTGTCTTGATAGCGATATTAATTTAAATATTGCTAAACCTCCTTATAACTCTCCTAAGCCAAAATTCAATATCACTAAGAATAAGATTGAAAGATTAGCTAAATACTCTGGTTGTGAGGCAATTTTTTGGTCGGCTGCTCAGAATATGGGAGATTTCTCAAATTATGAAATTTGGCCAAGAGTGAGAGAGTTTATTAAAGTACCTTTGACAAAAAAAGTTTCTTTAACCAAACGTCAGAGAATTTCAAATTTTAGTAATGTCATTCAAGGTTTAGGTGGCAAAATTTCAAAAGAGTTTGAAGAATTACAGCGGGTACTTAATCCTTATCAATATGGAATTTCAAGTATAGAGGATATATTCAAAGAGTCTCCTGCTGTACCTCAGGAGAAGCTAATACAATGGGAAATAGATAAGAAAATCCAGAAAGATAAATTTTTAAAGCTATTAAATGATCGATTAAAAGCAGAAGCATTTGAAATAATTCCTTTGCTATTCAGTAATGATAGGGATCCTCTAGATGAAAGAGGATTTGATAAAAATTTAGTTTGTAATTGGGTAGCTTATAGAGCCTATAGATATGGTTGGACAGCTAAACTTTTCCCCCGTGATAGAAGTATGGGGGATTCCTCTCGACAACGTGCTTTGACAGAAAGAGTAGGTAAAAAATATCAGTGGTTAGCACTAGAGGAATTACTTTCCCGATTAGCCGATAATTTTTGGATAAGTGAGGATTACTCGGAGAGTGTACCAAGAGTATACGTCAATCCATTATCTCTTGGATTTCAAAGAGACATTGATCCAACTATTTTATTTGATTTACAACAGTTAAGTAGTAATAAAGTTAAAGATATGCAGGAATTTGAACCTTTTATAACTTTGGAAAATACAGATGAAAAAGATTTGCTTGAATTCCCTTTTAACAAGGATCTCACTTTAAATATTAATAAATTGCCCTTTAGGCAGTGTAAAAATGGTGAAAAATGGTTAGTACTCTATGAGCACCAATCTGTAAAAGAGAAGTATCCTGAGGGAGTTGGTATGCATGGGTTAAGACGTGAAGAATTTAGATTTCTTGTTACTGTCTTAGCTAATAAATCTCAAGCTAGCTCAATTGCAAATTTTATTTTAGATAAAGGTCTTAGAGGTATCGATACATACATTCCAGATATAACTGACCAAGCTTACTTTTTAGAGAATCCTTGGCGAAATACATGGGATCAAAACAAATTTGAAACCTCATCATGGAATGTGCCAGAAAATGCCAGTTATGCTCGGTGTTTAAATAATTTCATCTGGGAATCTCATTTAGATGCATCCATATCAGATGGTGTCAATTTAAATTTGCCTACACCTTGGGTTTGTCATGAACTAAATCTTAATTTTAATAAAGACTCTTTAACATGGGATGACCATGAAGGTAATGTAGTAATAAGGAATATTAGTTTTGAGGCAAATACATGTACTTTGTTGAATTATAAAGCTGCGGAAAAATTCTTTAACGAAGATAAAACTTTTATATCTATCTATCTCTCTGAAAGGGGGGCTTGGCTCAAAGGAAGTAATGGAAATGTTTCATGGGTAAGGGTTGAGGGCGTATGTTGGAAAAATGGAACAAGAGTTTTCGAGAAAACTAAAATAAAAGAAACAAGAAAAAATACGGAATGA
- a CDS encoding ribonucleotide-diphosphate reductase subunit beta, producing the protein MSILSWDDFEDDEPKQAAQAHQPAPVEPKKTTDSQVVPDAQQSSQNLATAQSTGTHSTRSTNPTDSLARASDALEKLDVAPGLEELEMGAQRVQVDDKAMINCRADLNQLVPFKYEWAWQKYLDGCANHWMPQEVNMNHDIALWKSENGLTEDERTIVMRSLGFFSTADSLVANNLVLAIYRHITNPECRQYILRQAFEEAIHTHAYQYCIESLGMDEGEVFNMYREVPSVARKAAWGLKYTQSLSDPTFKTGTPENDQILLRNLIAFYCVLEGIFFYCGFSQILSMGRRNKMNGVAEQFQYILRDESMHLNFGIDMINQIKIENPHLWTAEFQEEIIQMILEGTVLEIEYARDTMPRGVLGMNAAMMEEYLKFICNRRLAQLGLPEQFSGVNNPFQWMSEMMDLRKEKNFFETRVTDYQTGGALSW; encoded by the coding sequence ATGTCTATCCTAAGTTGGGACGATTTTGAAGATGATGAACCGAAACAAGCTGCACAAGCTCACCAGCCTGCGCCCGTCGAACCGAAAAAAACGACTGATTCGCAAGTGGTACCTGATGCACAGCAATCATCGCAGAATTTGGCAACTGCACAATCCACTGGAACCCATTCAACACGATCAACAAATCCAACCGATTCGTTGGCAAGAGCATCTGACGCTTTAGAAAAATTAGACGTAGCACCTGGCTTAGAAGAGCTGGAAATGGGTGCGCAGCGTGTCCAAGTTGATGATAAAGCGATGATCAACTGCCGTGCTGACTTAAACCAACTTGTACCATTCAAATACGAATGGGCTTGGCAAAAATATCTTGATGGATGTGCAAACCACTGGATGCCACAAGAAGTCAATATGAACCATGACATCGCACTTTGGAAGTCTGAAAATGGTTTAACTGAAGATGAACGTACCATTGTAATGCGTTCACTTGGTTTCTTCTCAACTGCGGATTCATTGGTTGCAAACAACTTGGTACTTGCGATTTACCGTCATATTACCAATCCAGAATGTCGCCAATATATTTTACGTCAAGCATTTGAAGAAGCAATTCATACCCATGCTTACCAATACTGTATCGAATCTTTAGGTATGGACGAAGGCGAAGTCTTCAACATGTACCGTGAAGTTCCATCAGTTGCACGTAAAGCAGCATGGGGCTTGAAATATACGCAGTCTTTAAGTGATCCTACATTTAAAACAGGAACACCTGAGAATGATCAAATCTTACTGCGTAACTTGATCGCATTCTATTGTGTACTTGAAGGGATCTTCTTCTACTGTGGTTTCAGCCAAATCTTGTCAATGGGTCGTCGTAACAAGATGAATGGTGTTGCTGAACAGTTCCAATACATCTTACGTGATGAATCGATGCACTTGAACTTTGGTATCGACATGATCAACCAAATCAAGATCGAAAATCCACACCTTTGGACAGCTGAGTTCCAAGAAGAAATTATTCAAATGATTCTTGAAGGCACAGTACTTGAGATCGAATATGCGCGTGACACCATGCCTCGTGGCGTATTGGGTATGAATGCTGCAATGATGGAAGAGTACTTGAAATTCATTTGTAACCGTCGCTTAGCGCAACTAGGACTACCTGAACAGTTCTCAGGAGTGAACAATCCATTCCAGTGGATGTCGGAAATGATGGACTTGCGTAAAGAGAAGAATTTCTTTGAAACACGTGTCACTGATTATCAAACTGGTGGTGCATTAAGTTGGTAA
- a CDS encoding preprotein translocase subunit YajC: MFHLSHNYELGVIALILAFLIFYVPALYAFFAIRKQQKRKHHK, encoded by the coding sequence ATGTTTCATTTAAGTCATAACTATGAGTTAGGCGTAATTGCACTAATCTTAGCCTTTTTAATTTTTTATGTGCCTGCGCTCTACGCATTTTTTGCCATTCGTAAGCAACAAAAACGTAAGCACCATAAATGA